A stretch of the Chelonoidis abingdonii isolate Lonesome George chromosome 11, CheloAbing_2.0, whole genome shotgun sequence genome encodes the following:
- the LOC116829470 gene encoding nuclear receptor ROR-beta-like, which translates to MRAQIEVIPCKICGDKSSGIHYGVITCEGCKGFFRRSQQNNASYSCSRQRNCLIDRTNRNRCQHCRLQKCLALGMSRDAVKFGRMSKKQRDSLYAEVQKHQQNQEQNGVSKDDSEVLARVYPTSVSSGVSDLDDISLLSDGLLFDFPLTPDGDSTYYNLDLLTSAQPSPDQSSMDVSDAKLIKQESIYELMLEPGLFAHSTLEGSQLTSDISMLEIDRIAQNVVKSHLETCQYTTEELKRLAWMLYTQEEIRSLQNKSCETMWQQCSLQISNAIQYVVEFAKRIDGFMELCQNDQIILLKAGCLEVLLIRMIRAFNPLNNTVLFEGKYGGMQMFKSLGCDDLINAVFELGRNLCRLQLSDEEIALFTAAVLLSPDRPWLTESKKVQKLQDKIYIALQHEIQKKHSSEDKLSKMISKLPLMKTICNLHLDKLEFFRLLHPETAMNFPPLYKEVFNSELQYSDPRES; encoded by the exons CCCAAATCGAAGTGATCCCGTGTAAGATCTGCGGAGACAAGTCTTCGGGGATTCACTACGGCGTCATCACCTGTGAAGGCTGTAAG GGTTTCTTCCGGAGAAGCCAGCAGAATAACGCCAGCTACTCCTGCTCGCGCCAGAGGAACTGCCTGATCGACCGGACCAACCGGAACCGGTGCCAGCACTGCCGCCTGCAGAAATGTCTGGCGCTGGGCATGTCGCGTGACG cGGTGAAGTTCGGCCGCATGTCCAAGAAGCAGCGAGACAGCCTGTATGCAGAAGTGCAGAAGCAccagcagaaccaggaacagaacggGGTCTCCAAGGACGACTCCGAGGTCCTGGCACGGGTCTACCCCACCAGCGTGAGCAGCGGGGTCTCGGACCTGGACGACATCTCCCTGCTGTCGGATGGGCTCCTCTTCgacttccccctcacccctgaTGGAGACAGCACCTACTACAACCTGGACCTCCTGACCTCAGCCCAGCCCTCGCCCGACCAGTCCAGCATGGACGTCAGCGATGCCAAGCTCATCAAACAGGAGTCCATCTACGAGCTGATGCTGGAGCCCGGCCTCTTTGCCCACAGCACCCTGGAAGGCAGCCAGCTCACCTCGGACATTTCGATGCTTGAGATCG ACCGGATTGCTCAGAACGTAGTGAAGTCCCACCTGGAGACCTGCCAGTACACGACAGAGGAGCTCAAGAGGCTAGCTTGGATGCTGTACACTCAGGAGGAGATCAGGAGCTTGCAAAACAAG AGCTGCGAGACCATGTGGCAGCAGTGCTCCCTGCAGATCTCCAACGCCATTCAGTACGTGGTAGAGTTCGCCAAGCGCATCGACGGCTTCATGGAGCTCTGCCAGAATGACCAGATCATCCTCCTCAAAGCAG GTTGCCTGGAAGTGCTTCTGATCCGAATGATTCGGGCATTCAACCCTTTAAATAACACGGTGCTCTTCGAGGGGAAATATGGCGGCATGCAGATGTTCAAGTCGCTTG GCTGCGACGACCTTATCAATGCCGTCTTCGAGCTCGGGAGGAACCTGTGCCGGCTACAGCTCTCAGACGAGGAGATTGCACTGTTCACTGCAGCCGTCCTGCTCTCTCCAG ATCGCCCTTGGCTCACGGAATCCAAGAAGGTGCAGAAGCTCCAGGACAAGATCTACATAGCCCTGCAGCATGAGATCCAGAAGAAACACTCCAGCGAGGATAAGCTCTCGAAG ATGATTTCCAAGCTGCCCTTGATGAAAACCATCTGCAACCTGCACTTGGACAAGTTGGAGTTTTTCCGGCTTCTGCATCCAGAGACCGCTATGAACTTTCCGCCCCTGTACAAGGAAGTATTCAACTCGGAGCTCCAGTACAGCGACCCACGAGAGAGCTAA